From Callithrix jacchus isolate 240 chromosome 3, calJac240_pri, whole genome shotgun sequence, a single genomic window includes:
- the FGG gene encoding fibrinogen gamma chain isoform X1: MSWSLHPRNLIFYFYALLLLSSTCVAYVATRDNCCILDERFGSYCPTTCGIADFLSTYQTRVDKDLQALEDLLHQVENQTSEAKELVKTIQNSYKPDEPSKPNMIEGATQKSKKMLEEIMKYEALILTHDSSIRFLQEIYNSNSQKIVNLKQKVDQLEAQCQEPCKDTVQIHDTTGKDCQDIANKGAKQSGLYFIKPLKAKQQFLVYCEIDGSGNGWTVLQKRLDGSVDFKKNWIQYKEGFGHLSPTGTTEFWLGNEKIHLISTQSAIPYALRVQLEDWNGRTSTADYAMFKVGSEADKYRLTYAYFVGGDAGDAFDGYDFGDDPSDKFFTSHNGMQFSTWDNDNDKFEGNCAEQDGSGWWMNKCHAGHLNGVYYQGGTYSKASTPNGYDNGIIWATWKSRWYSMKKTTMKIIPFNRLSIGEGQQHHLGGSKQVRAEHPVEIDYESPYPEDYV; this comes from the exons ATGAGTTGGTCCTTGCACCCCCGGAATTTAATTTTCTACTTCTATGCTCTTTTATTACTCTCTTCAACATGTGTGGCA taTGTTGCTACCAGAGACAACTGCTGCATCTTAGATGAAAGATTC gGTAGTTATTGCCCAACTACCTGTGGCATTGCAGATTTTCTATCTACTTATCAAACCAGAGTAGACAAGGATCTACAGGCTTTGGAAGACCTCTTACATCAAGTCGAAAACCAAACATCAGAAGCCAAAGAGCTGGTAAAAACGATCCAAAACAGCTATAAACCTGATGAGCCATCAAAACCAA ATATGATAGAGGGTGCTACCCAGAAGTCCAAGAAAATGCTAGAAGAAATTATGAAATATGAAGCCTTAATTTTAACGCATGACTCAAGTATTCg attTTTGCAGGAAATATATAATTCAAATAGTCAAAAGATTGTTAACTTAAAACAGAAGGTAGACCAGCTTGAAGCACAGTGCCAGGAACCTTGCAAAGACACAGTGCAAATCCACGACACAACTGGGAAAG ATTGTCAAGACATTGCCAATAAGGGAGCTAAACAGAGTGGCCTTTACTTTATCAAACCTCTGAAAGCTAAGCAGCAATTCCTAGTCTACTGTGAAATTGATGGGTCTGGAAATGGATGGACTGTACTTcagaag AGACTTGATGGCAGCGTGGATTTCAAGAAAAACTGGATTCAATATAAAGAAGGATTTGGACATCTGTCTCCTACTGGTACAACAGAATTTTGGCTGGGAAATGAGAAGATTCATTTGATAAGCACACAGTCTGCCATCCCATATGCATTAAGAGTACAACTGGAAGACTGGAATGGCAGAACCAG TACTGCGGACTATGCCATGTTCAAGGTGGGATCTGAAGCTGACAAGTACCGCCTAACATATGCCTACTTCGTTGGTGGAGATGCTGGAGATGCCTTCGATGGCTATGATTTTGGCGACGATCCTAGTGACAAGTTTTTCACATCTCATAATGGCATGCAGTTTAGTACCTGGGACAATGACAATGATAAGTTCGAAGGCAACTGTGCTGAACAGGACGGATCTGGTTGGTGGATGAACAAGTGTCATGCTGGCCACCTCAATGGAGTTTATTACCAAg GTGGCACTTACTCAAAAGCATCTACTCCTAATGGTTACGATAATGGCATTATTTGGGCCACTTGGAAATCCCGGTGGTATTCCATGAAGAAAACCACTATGAAGATAATCCCATTCAACAGACTCTCCATTGGAGAAGGACAGCAGCACCACCTGGGGGGCTCCAAACAGGTCAGAGCAGAGCATCCTGTGGAAATAGACTATGAGTCACCTTACCCTGAGGATTATGTATAG
- the FGG gene encoding fibrinogen gamma chain isoform X2, producing the protein MSWSLHPRNLIFYFYALLLLSSTCVAYVATRDNCCILDERFGSYCPTTCGIADFLSTYQTRVDKDLQALEDLLHQVENQTSEAKELVKTIQNSYKPDEPSKPNMIEGATQKSKKMLEEIMKYEALILTHDSSIRFLQEIYNSNSQKIVNLKQKVDQLEAQCQEPCKDTVQIHDTTGKDCQDIANKGAKQSGLYFIKPLKAKQQFLVYCEIDGSGNGWTVLQKRLDGSVDFKKNWIQYKEGFGHLSPTGTTEFWLGNEKIHLISTQSAIPYALRVQLEDWNGRTSTADYAMFKVGSEADKYRLTYAYFVGGDAGDAFDGYDFGDDPSDKFFTSHNGMQFSTWDNDNDKFEGNCAEQDGSGWWMNKCHAGHLNGVYYQGGTYSKASTPNGYDNGIIWATWKSRWYSMKKTTMKIIPFNRLSIGEGQQHHLGGSKQAGDV; encoded by the exons ATGAGTTGGTCCTTGCACCCCCGGAATTTAATTTTCTACTTCTATGCTCTTTTATTACTCTCTTCAACATGTGTGGCA taTGTTGCTACCAGAGACAACTGCTGCATCTTAGATGAAAGATTC gGTAGTTATTGCCCAACTACCTGTGGCATTGCAGATTTTCTATCTACTTATCAAACCAGAGTAGACAAGGATCTACAGGCTTTGGAAGACCTCTTACATCAAGTCGAAAACCAAACATCAGAAGCCAAAGAGCTGGTAAAAACGATCCAAAACAGCTATAAACCTGATGAGCCATCAAAACCAA ATATGATAGAGGGTGCTACCCAGAAGTCCAAGAAAATGCTAGAAGAAATTATGAAATATGAAGCCTTAATTTTAACGCATGACTCAAGTATTCg attTTTGCAGGAAATATATAATTCAAATAGTCAAAAGATTGTTAACTTAAAACAGAAGGTAGACCAGCTTGAAGCACAGTGCCAGGAACCTTGCAAAGACACAGTGCAAATCCACGACACAACTGGGAAAG ATTGTCAAGACATTGCCAATAAGGGAGCTAAACAGAGTGGCCTTTACTTTATCAAACCTCTGAAAGCTAAGCAGCAATTCCTAGTCTACTGTGAAATTGATGGGTCTGGAAATGGATGGACTGTACTTcagaag AGACTTGATGGCAGCGTGGATTTCAAGAAAAACTGGATTCAATATAAAGAAGGATTTGGACATCTGTCTCCTACTGGTACAACAGAATTTTGGCTGGGAAATGAGAAGATTCATTTGATAAGCACACAGTCTGCCATCCCATATGCATTAAGAGTACAACTGGAAGACTGGAATGGCAGAACCAG TACTGCGGACTATGCCATGTTCAAGGTGGGATCTGAAGCTGACAAGTACCGCCTAACATATGCCTACTTCGTTGGTGGAGATGCTGGAGATGCCTTCGATGGCTATGATTTTGGCGACGATCCTAGTGACAAGTTTTTCACATCTCATAATGGCATGCAGTTTAGTACCTGGGACAATGACAATGATAAGTTCGAAGGCAACTGTGCTGAACAGGACGGATCTGGTTGGTGGATGAACAAGTGTCATGCTGGCCACCTCAATGGAGTTTATTACCAAg GTGGCACTTACTCAAAAGCATCTACTCCTAATGGTTACGATAATGGCATTATTTGGGCCACTTGGAAATCCCGGTGGTATTCCATGAAGAAAACCACTATGAAGATAATCCCATTCAACAGACTCTCCATTGGAGAAGGACAGCAGCACCACCTGGGGGGCTCCAAACAG GCTGGAGATGTTTAA